The genomic DNA TTGGTTAACAAGAACAGCAATTGCCTCATTTATTTCTATATCAACATTATTGCCTGAATCAAAGAAACCTTTCTCTGACTTGGTAAGTAATTCAACAAAAGCCGAAAAACTTTCACTTTCCAATTCCATTAAATCCTCTGATTCACCAATATTACTAAACTGCTGATTCATTACCAGGTTCTGTCCTAGCTTATTTCTAATTGATTCAGTAGGATTATGATGAGTAGTAGATATTAAACTTAGCAATCCACTAAAATTAAATGCCTTTTGAGACTGGTCATTTTGATCGAATTTAGTGTCATTTTGATTTGTTAATGAAAAGGTCTCTATTCTCAATTTTTTCACCTCCTCTCAGATAGTAAAGCTATCTACTCTGTAAGCAATTGCGTGTACTTAGCTGCATCTTCAGGATCCATTTTCTCTAGAATCTTTGAGACAGTTTCCGTTTTTAAAGCAGAAAGTATAGATAAAGCCTCTTCATTATCAAGTTTTGGTATGATAACAGCAGCATTTTTCGGTGACATTGTTTCATACATTTTCGAAATTTCTGCTATGGTTTTCCCATAAGTTTTTTGTTCTTCTTCTTTTACTAACAACTCCTCTTCAAGAAATAACAGTTCTTCTTGTAGGGAATTAATTTCTGTTTCTTTTTCCACAAGGTTTTTTTCTAATTCAGCAATTTGCTCTTCTTTTTCTTGAATTGTTCCCTCTAATGAGCTAATTTGCAACTCAACACTTTCCCTATTTTCAACAATAGCATGCTCGTCACTTGAAACATAGCTAGACACAATTGGTGTATTTTGAGTAATCACTTTCGAGTATTCAAAAACATTAACACCTGCAATTGTTAATAAAACTAATGCCAAGGTAATTGTAAAAAGAATAGGTATTACAATAACAAATAGAAACCATTGAAATTTGCTATAAATCTTACCAGCTGAAACTTTCGAATCCATTTCTCCACCTAATTTCCTTTACCCATAAACTGTTGTATAGAAATTTCATCCATTAATTTACTCTCTTGATAACTAAGGTCAGCAACAAACGCCTGAAGTCTTTTTTCTTTCATTTTTTCAAACTTTTTAACTTCAATGTTTTTTTCAAGTAAGATAGCTTGAAATTGCTGCATTTTCTGTCGACTTTCCATAACTAATTTTTGATAATGTGCAATAGTCTTCTCGAGATTAATAATAAATTGCTGCTGATGTCTAATATCTTGGATTTTTAAACCTGTGCTAAGTTTCGATACCTTTTTTTCTTCAAGCTCTTCTTTACGTTTTAAATAGGAATATAACTTTTCAGCAAGAGTTTCAAAATGTTTTACAGATTCATTGTAATCAACTAGCACTTTGTCTTTTTCTCTTTCTTTAATTGCTAATAATTTTTGAAATTCAAACTGATAGCTCATTCACTATTCACCTACTTCTATTAATTTTTGCAATCTTTGTAAGCTCTCTTCTGCAGATATCTTTTCTTCAGTGCCTTGCTTTAAGAAGGATATAATTTTAGGATAATAACGAATTGCTTCATCAATATCTCTAGATGATCCTCTTTTATACGCACCAATATTTATCAAATCTTCTGAATTAATATAGGTTGATAAAAGCTCTCTTAATCTTTCTGCATTATGACGGTGTTCTTCAGGAACAATATGATTCATTACACGGCTAATACTTTTTAATACATTTATAGCTGGGAACTGTCCTTTATTCGCTAGCGCGCGATCTAAGACCAAGTGACCATCAAGTATTCCCCGAACTGTATCCGCTATAGGTTCATTCATGTCGTCACCATCTACTAGTACGGTGTAAAAAGCAGTAATTGTGCCGTTTTTATTTGTACCTGTTCTTTCTAGTAGTTTGGGTAAAATTGAAAATACACTTGGCGTGTAACCTTTGGTTGTAGGTGGCTCGCCTATCGCTAATCCAATTTCCCTTTGCGCCATAGCTACACGAGTAACCGAATCCATCATAAACATGACATTAAGTCCTTTATCCCGAAAATACTCTGCAATAGAGGTAGCCGTATAAGCTGCCTTTAATCTCATAAGTGCAGGTTGGTCAGAAGTAGCTACGATTACGATTGATCGCTGTAACCCTTCAGCTCCCAAGTCTCGTTCGATGAACTCTCTAACTTCTCGTCCACGCTCTCCTACTAATGCTATTACATTTATATCGGCAGTCGTATTACGAGCAATCATTCCCATTAAAGTACTTTTACCCACACCACTTCCAGCAAAGATCCCTACACGCTGACCTTTCCCGACGGTTAAAAGACTATCAATCATACGAACACCAACTGAAATTTCTTCGTCTATCGGCGGTCTTTCTAATGGGTTCGGAGGATTTTGGTCAGTTTGCACAGATGTTAATCCTTTTGGAAGTTGGCTACCATCTAGTGGCATACCAATTGAATCAATAACACTACCTATTAAAGCAGATCCTACTTTTATTTCTAACGGTTTTAGAGTAGCTTCTACTATACTCCCTGGAGAAATTTCATTAACAGAAGTATAGGGCATTAAAATAACATATTCTTCACGAAATCCAACGACTTCTGCCTGAATTTTACGCTTGTGTTTTGAACCAACATTGATA from Cytobacillus luteolus includes the following:
- a CDS encoding MotE family protein codes for the protein MDSKVSAGKIYSKFQWFLFVIVIPILFTITLALVLLTIAGVNVFEYSKVITQNTPIVSSYVSSDEHAIVENRESVELQISSLEGTIQEKEEQIAELEKNLVEKETEINSLQEELLFLEEELLVKEEEQKTYGKTIAEISKMYETMSPKNAAVIIPKLDNEEALSILSALKTETVSKILEKMDPEDAAKYTQLLTE
- the fliJ gene encoding flagellar export protein FliJ, producing MSYQFEFQKLLAIKEREKDKVLVDYNESVKHFETLAEKLYSYLKRKEELEEKKVSKLSTGLKIQDIRHQQQFIINLEKTIAHYQKLVMESRQKMQQFQAILLEKNIEVKKFEKMKEKRLQAFVADLSYQESKLMDEISIQQFMGKGN
- the fliI gene encoding flagellar protein export ATPase FliI; protein product: MKLVDLLEEIDTINPYKRYGKVNKVVGLMIESRGPECSIGDVCYINVGSKHKRKIQAEVVGFREEYVILMPYTSVNEISPGSIVEATLKPLEIKVGSALIGSVIDSIGMPLDGSQLPKGLTSVQTDQNPPNPLERPPIDEEISVGVRMIDSLLTVGKGQRVGIFAGSGVGKSTLMGMIARNTTADINVIALVGERGREVREFIERDLGAEGLQRSIVIVATSDQPALMRLKAAYTATSIAEYFRDKGLNVMFMMDSVTRVAMAQREIGLAIGEPPTTKGYTPSVFSILPKLLERTGTNKNGTITAFYTVLVDGDDMNEPIADTVRGILDGHLVLDRALANKGQFPAINVLKSISRVMNHIVPEEHRHNAERLRELLSTYINSEDLINIGAYKRGSSRDIDEAIRYYPKIISFLKQGTEEKISAEESLQRLQKLIEVGE